In Ammospiza nelsoni isolate bAmmNel1 chromosome 20, bAmmNel1.pri, whole genome shotgun sequence, one DNA window encodes the following:
- the CAMSAP1 gene encoding calmodulin-regulated spectrin-associated protein 1 isoform X2 — protein sequence MVDVDVCAGGDSTRRKMDALTDSAVEIVPLELYDSARAKIAANLQWICAKAYGIDNVPEELKDPFYIDQYEQEHIKPPVIKLLLSSELYCRVCSLILKGDQVAALQGHQSVIQALSRKGIYVMESDDTPVAESDLGSAPIKMSSHMAMIDALMMAYTVEMISIEKVVASVKRFSTFSASKELPYDLEDAMVFWINKVNLKMREITEKEIKLKQQLMESPGHQKSPSKWYWKLVPVRYRRDHLSSRQLPYFPVLEDLMKDGSDGAALLAVIHYYCPEQMKLDDICLKEVTSIADSLYNIQLLREFSNEYLNKCFYLTLEDMLYAPLVLKPNVMVFIAELFWWFENVKPDFVQPRDIQEIKDVKAVMQQKSSRPPVPISNATKRSFLATPASPSPAELQPPAQAAPEACSRYYLHPEEPDYLGKGGSPAFSPSHPLLPLRQKQQKSLQGEDSPGHRHRSNSLTRVDGQPRGAVLAWPEKKPRPLSQPTPFALHHSASTDVDPGSGDSISLARSISKDSLASNIVNVTPKNQPHPPSVKANGKSLLNNVEMEDEDEELIAIIRSEERPNRGDPEVQNAAARVPSIVATAWSPKTNSDPADSKAESFYLEPLMPAVLKPAKEKQVINKEDECGEGKQRSFVTKRLNEGHLSLIRKKATSSHGEHDLNRTFTPISSSDFTPVADASSADAMALGEAGIEASRPLASSSLDPSSQELSTGGFFLHAAKADDEVTSKVNVSYGKGLSLHVQDTTWTMVRHDSEPDLLDMEDADQDLVAIDNHPVVTKYIGEEESAKLQEDMKVKEHEDKDDASGRSSPCLSTISQVSSVSMASGSVRMTSFAERKLQRLNSYETKSSTSSSQKTTPDGSESCPAPLTTWKQKREQSPNRQNKDNVNLLASELVQLHMQLEEKRRAIEAQKKKMEALSARQRLKLGKAAFLHVVKKGKSPDGPQPVKPEHFAKEFSRHNGEDLDEVSLGSKSEEFLVKEEEREEMLNDSQEVAKKMQESLAFAEQHKAKDPAAIHDLEKSKIISVALLEDNVTEADINECDLSIEKLNETISTLQQAILKISQQQELLMKSPTVPSPGTRSNSQDQKVKPSIHFVEPLSPTGMNSLRKPPRLGQGRTPRPGRPSELKVPKDRQQNSARVKTPTPSLENLPHLRPFPPNSLAKTPTEVGLESSPDHGSGSQEKCFFDTYRLHDESNQRALVLSTSKDANILSEMGKEVNNSFKETGLNSSDGSGKENVPVDEPLRSKANLIEVDLSDLKAPDEGELENQDSSADMISEGDQKSGVGFFFKDEQKAEDELAKKRAAFLLKQQRKAEEARLRKQQLEAEVEQKRDEARRKAEEDRIRKEEEKARRELIKQEYLRKKQQQILEEQGLGKPKSKPKKPRPKSVHREESYSDSGTKCSSTPDNLSSAQSGSSLSLASAATTEPESVHSGGTPSQRVESMESLPILSRNPSRNTERDWENASTASSIASVAEYTGPKLFKEPSSKSNKPIIHNAISHCCLAGKVNEPHKNSILEELEKCDANHYIILFRDAGCQFRALYCYYPDTEEIYKLTGTGPKSITKKMIDKLYKYSSDRKQFNVIPAKTMSVSVDALTIHNHLWQAKRPAVPKKGQTRK from the exons atGGTGGATGTTGATGTTTGTGCGGGTGGAGATAGtaccagaagaaaaatggatgCTCTGACAGATAGTGCAGTTGAGATTGTCCCTTTGGAGCTCTATGATTCAGCCAGAGCAAAAATAGCTGCTAATCTACAATGGATCTGTGCTAAAGCCTACGGAATAG ACAACGTCCCGGAGGAGCTGAAGGACCCGTTCTACATCGACCAGTACGAGCAGGAGCACATCAAGCCCCCGGTGatcaagctgctgctctccagcgaGCTCTACTGCCGCGTGTGCAGCCTCATCCTCAAGGGGGACcaggtggcagctctgcagggacaccagTCCGTGATCCAGGCGCTGTCTCGCAAGGGGATTTACGTCATGGAGAGCGATGATACACCTGTGGCTGAGTCTGATCTGGGCTCTGCACCAATCAAAATG aGTTCTCATATGGCAATGATTGATGCCCTTATGATGGCCTACACTGTAGAAATGATCAGCATTGAGAAGGTGGTTGCCAGTGTCAAGCGTTTCTCTACATTCAGTGCCTCAAAAGAACTGCCCTATGATTTAGAGGATGCCATGGTTTTCTGGATTAACAAG gtGAACCTTAAAATGAGAGAGATAACAGAGAAAgagattaaattaaaacaacaacTAATGGAAAGTCCAGGGCATCAAAAG TCTCCTTCCAAATGGTATTGGAAATTAGTACCT GTGCGTTACAGAAGGGACCACCTCTCCAGCAGGCAGTTACCCTATTTCCCTGTGCTGGAAGATCTGATGAAGGATGGTAGTGATGGTGCTGCTCTTCTAGCTGTGATTCACTATTATTGTCCAGAGCAAATGAAACTGGATG ATATCTGTTTGAAGGAGGTGACATCAATTGCAGACAGCCTCTATAACATTCAGCTCTTGAGAGAATTCTCAAATGAGTACCTAAACAAATGCTTTTACCTCACCTTGGAGGACATGTTGTATGCTCCTTTGGTTTTAAAG cctAATGTCATGGTGTTCATTGCAGAACTCTTCTGGTGGTTTGAGAATGTCAAACCAGACTTTGTACAGCCAAGAGATATCCAGGAAATAAAGGATG tcAAGGCAGTGATGCAGCAGAAGAGCAGCCgcccccctgtccccatctccaaCGCCACCAAGCGCAGCTTCCTGGCcactcctgccagccccagccctgcagagctgcagcccccagcccaggcagcccctgaggCCTGCAGCAGGTACTACCTGCACCCCGAGGAGCCTGACTACCT TGGCAAAGGAGGAAGCCCTGCCTTCAGCCCTTCCCATCCACTGCTGCCTTTGaggcaaaagcagcaaaaatctTTACAGGGAGAAGACAGCCCTG GCCATCGGCACCGTTCGAATTCTCTGACCCGTGTTGATGGGCAGCCACGAGGGGCAGTTCTGGCATGGCCAGAGAAGAAACCCAG GCCTCTGTCTCAGCCAACACCATTTGCTCTTCATCATTCTGCCAGTACTGATGTGGACCCTGGCTCTGGTGACAGCATTAGCCTGGCCAGGTCCATCAGCAAGGACAGTCTTGCTTCCAACATTGTCAATGTAACCCCCAAAAATCAGCCCCACCCTCCATCAGTGAAAGCTAATGGGAAGAGTTTGCTGAACAATGTAGAAATggaggatgaagatgaagagCTCATTGCAATCATCAGATCTGAAGAAAGGCCAAACCGTGGTGACCCTGAGGTGCAGAATGCAGCAGCCAGGGTGCCCAGCATAGTGGCCACAGCGTGGTCTCCAAAAACAAACAGTGACCCTGCAGACAGCAAAGCTGAGAGTTTTTACCTGGAGCCTTTAATGCCTGCAGTCCTGAAGCCAGCCAAGGAAAAACAGGTCATCAATAAAGAGGATGAGTGTGGGGAGGGGAAACAGAGGAGTTTTGTAACCAAGAGGTTAAATGAAGGACACTTGTCTTTGATCCGCAAGAAAGCCACGAGCAGTCATGGTGAGCATGACCTCAATAGGACTTTTACTCCCATTTCTAGCTCTGATTTCACTCCAGTTGCAGATGCCAGTTCTGCAGATGCAATGGCCCTGGGGGAAGCAGGTATAGAAGCTTCCAGACCTTTGGCCAGTAGCAGTTTAGATCCTTCCTCTCAGGAGCTATCCACTGGAGGATTCTTTCTTCATGCTGCTAAAGCTGATGATGAGGTAACAAGTAAAGTCAATGTGAGTTATGGGAAAGGTCTCAGCCTGCATGTTCAGGATACAACCTGGACCATGGTGAGACACGACTCAGAGCCAGATCTCTTGGACATGGAAGATGCTGACCAGGATTTGGTGGCCATAGACAACCATCCCGTAGTCACTAAGTACATTGGTGAGGAGGAGtctgccaagctgcaggagGACATGAAGGTGAAGGAGCACGAGGACAAGGACGACGCCAGTGGCcgctccagcccctgcctgaGCACCATCTCCCAGGTGAGCAGCGTGTCCATGGCCAGCGGCAGTGTCCGCATGACCAGCTTTGCAGAAAGGAAGCTGCAGAGGCTCAACAGCTACGAGACCAAGTCCAGCACCAGTAGCtcccaaaaaaccaccccagaTGGGTCAGAAAGCTGCCCTGCACCACTGACCACGTGGAAACAGAAGCGAGAGCAGAGCCCCAACAGGCAGAACAAGGACAATGTGAATCTTTTAGCTTCGGAGCTGGTGCAGCTCCACATGCAGCTGGAAGAGAAGCGCAGGGCCATAGAGGCTCAGAAGAAGAAGATGGAAGCCTTATCAGCGAGGCAGAGGCTAAAATTGGGCAAGGCAGCTTTCCTGCATGTTGTTAAAAAAGGGAAGTCCCCTGATGGTCCACAACCTGTTAAACCAGAACATTTTGCAAAGGAATTTTCCCGGCACAATGGGGAAGATTTAGATGAAGTTTCTTTGGGTTCCAAATCCGAGGAGTTTCTTGTgaaagaggaggagagagaagaaatgcTCAATGATTCTCAAGAAGTAGcaaaaaaaatgcaggaaagccTGGCTTTTGCTGagcaacacaaagcaaaagacCCTGCTGCTATACATGATctggaaaaaagtaaaattatttctgttgctCTCCTAGAAGACAACGTGACCGAAGCAGATATAAATGAATGTGATCTTTCTATCGAGAAGCTGAATGAAACAATCAGCACCCTGCAGCAGGCCATCCTAAAGAtatcccagcagcaggagctgctcatgaAATCTCCAACAGTGCCATCCCCAGGAACCAGAAGTAACTCTCAGGACCAAAAGGTGAAGCCTTCAATTCATTTTGTTGAGCCCCTGTCTCCAACTGGAATGAACAGCCTGCGGAAGCCGCCGCGCCTCGGCCAAGGAAGGACTCCCCGGCCAGGAAGGCCCTCAGAGCTGAAAGTCCCTAAGGACAGGCAGCAGAATTCAGCACGTGTTAAAACCCCAACTCCCAGCCTAGAAAACCTTCCACATCTGAGACCCTTCCCACCCAACAGCTTGGCAAAGACACCCACAGAAGTGGGACTGGAAAGCAGCCCTGACCATGGGAGTGGTTCCCAAGAGAAGTGTTTCTTTGATACCTATAGACTCCATGATGAGAGCAATCAAAGGGCACTTGTTCTCTCCACCTCCAAAGATGCAAATATTCTGTCTGAAATGGGCAAAGAGGTGAATAACAGCTTCAAGGAAACAGGGTTGAATTCTTCTGATGgctcaggaaaagaaaatgtccCAGTGGATGAGCCCCTGAGAAGCAAGGCCAATCTCATAGAAGTAGATTTGTCTGACTTAAAAGCTCCAGATGAAGGAGAACTTGAAAACCAGGATAGCTCTGCGGATATGATTAGTGAAGGTGATCAGAAGTctggtgtgggttttttcttcaag GATGAACAGAAGGCAGAGGACGAGCTGGCCAAGAAGCGAGCAGCGTTCCTCCTGAAGCAGCAGCGCAAGGCCGAGGAGGCGCGGCTGCgcaagcagcagctggaggctgagGTGGAGCAGAAAAGGGATGAGGCTCG CCGCAAAGCTGAGGAGGACCGGATAcggaaagaggaggagaaggctcGGCGAGAGCTCATCAAGCAGGAATatctgaggaaaaaacagcagcaaattttGGAGGAGCAAGGGCTTGGGAAGCCCAAATCCAAGCCCAAAAAACCCAGGCCAAAGTCAGTCCATCGTGAGGAATCTTACAGTGATTCAGGCACCAAGTGTTCTTCCACAC CTGATAATTTGAGCAGTGCTCAGTCTGGTTCCAGTCTGTCTTTGGCCTCAGCAGCAACAACTGAGCCTGAAAGTGTTCACTCTGGTGGCACTCCCTCTCAGAG AGTTGAATCAATGGAGTCCTTACCCATTCTGAGCAGAAATCCcagcagaaacacagagagagacTGGGAGAATGCTTCCACGGCATCTTCTATTGCTTCAGTGGCAGAATACACAG GTCCAAAATTATTTAAGGAGCCCAGCAGCAAATCCAACAAACCCATTATTCACAATGCTATATCTCACTGCTGTCTTGCTGGAAAAGTGAACGAACCACATAAGAATTCAATATTAGAG gagctggagaaatGTGATGCCAACCACTACATCATCCTGTTCCGCGACGCCGGCTGCCAGTTCCGAGCACTTTACTGCTACTACCCCGACACGGAGGAGATCTACAAGCTCACTGGGACGGGGCCAAAGAGCATCACCAAGAAAATGATTGATAAACTCTATAAGTACAGCTcggacagaaaacagtttaACGtgatcccagccaaaaccatgTCAGTGAGCGTGGACGCCCTCACCATCCACAACCACTTGTGGCAGGCCAAGCGACCCGCGGTGCCAAAGAAGGGCCAGACTCGGAAATga
- the CAMSAP1 gene encoding calmodulin-regulated spectrin-associated protein 1 isoform X1, giving the protein MPRGAAPGPPRPPRLRGWRRRAAMVDVDVCAGGDSTRRKMDALTDSAVEIVPLELYDSARAKIAANLQWICAKAYGIDNVPEELKDPFYIDQYEQEHIKPPVIKLLLSSELYCRVCSLILKGDQVAALQGHQSVIQALSRKGIYVMESDDTPVAESDLGSAPIKMSSHMAMIDALMMAYTVEMISIEKVVASVKRFSTFSASKELPYDLEDAMVFWINKVNLKMREITEKEIKLKQQLMESPGHQKSPSKWYWKLVPVRYRRDHLSSRQLPYFPVLEDLMKDGSDGAALLAVIHYYCPEQMKLDDICLKEVTSIADSLYNIQLLREFSNEYLNKCFYLTLEDMLYAPLVLKPNVMVFIAELFWWFENVKPDFVQPRDIQEIKDVKAVMQQKSSRPPVPISNATKRSFLATPASPSPAELQPPAQAAPEACSRYYLHPEEPDYLGKGGSPAFSPSHPLLPLRQKQQKSLQGEDSPGHRHRSNSLTRVDGQPRGAVLAWPEKKPRPLSQPTPFALHHSASTDVDPGSGDSISLARSISKDSLASNIVNVTPKNQPHPPSVKANGKSLLNNVEMEDEDEELIAIIRSEERPNRGDPEVQNAAARVPSIVATAWSPKTNSDPADSKAESFYLEPLMPAVLKPAKEKQVINKEDECGEGKQRSFVTKRLNEGHLSLIRKKATSSHGEHDLNRTFTPISSSDFTPVADASSADAMALGEAGIEASRPLASSSLDPSSQELSTGGFFLHAAKADDEVTSKVNVSYGKGLSLHVQDTTWTMVRHDSEPDLLDMEDADQDLVAIDNHPVVTKYIGEEESAKLQEDMKVKEHEDKDDASGRSSPCLSTISQVSSVSMASGSVRMTSFAERKLQRLNSYETKSSTSSSQKTTPDGSESCPAPLTTWKQKREQSPNRQNKDNVNLLASELVQLHMQLEEKRRAIEAQKKKMEALSARQRLKLGKAAFLHVVKKGKSPDGPQPVKPEHFAKEFSRHNGEDLDEVSLGSKSEEFLVKEEEREEMLNDSQEVAKKMQESLAFAEQHKAKDPAAIHDLEKSKIISVALLEDNVTEADINECDLSIEKLNETISTLQQAILKISQQQELLMKSPTVPSPGTRSNSQDQKVKPSIHFVEPLSPTGMNSLRKPPRLGQGRTPRPGRPSELKVPKDRQQNSARVKTPTPSLENLPHLRPFPPNSLAKTPTEVGLESSPDHGSGSQEKCFFDTYRLHDESNQRALVLSTSKDANILSEMGKEVNNSFKETGLNSSDGSGKENVPVDEPLRSKANLIEVDLSDLKAPDEGELENQDSSADMISEGDQKSGVGFFFKDEQKAEDELAKKRAAFLLKQQRKAEEARLRKQQLEAEVEQKRDEARRKAEEDRIRKEEEKARRELIKQEYLRKKQQQILEEQGLGKPKSKPKKPRPKSVHREESYSDSGTKCSSTPDNLSSAQSGSSLSLASAATTEPESVHSGGTPSQRVESMESLPILSRNPSRNTERDWENASTASSIASVAEYTGPKLFKEPSSKSNKPIIHNAISHCCLAGKVNEPHKNSILEELEKCDANHYIILFRDAGCQFRALYCYYPDTEEIYKLTGTGPKSITKKMIDKLYKYSSDRKQFNVIPAKTMSVSVDALTIHNHLWQAKRPAVPKKGQTRK; this is encoded by the exons ATGCCACGGGGAGCTGCCCCGGGACCCCCGCGACCCCCGAGGCTGCGAggatggcggcggcgggcggcg atGGTGGATGTTGATGTTTGTGCGGGTGGAGATAGtaccagaagaaaaatggatgCTCTGACAGATAGTGCAGTTGAGATTGTCCCTTTGGAGCTCTATGATTCAGCCAGAGCAAAAATAGCTGCTAATCTACAATGGATCTGTGCTAAAGCCTACGGAATAG ACAACGTCCCGGAGGAGCTGAAGGACCCGTTCTACATCGACCAGTACGAGCAGGAGCACATCAAGCCCCCGGTGatcaagctgctgctctccagcgaGCTCTACTGCCGCGTGTGCAGCCTCATCCTCAAGGGGGACcaggtggcagctctgcagggacaccagTCCGTGATCCAGGCGCTGTCTCGCAAGGGGATTTACGTCATGGAGAGCGATGATACACCTGTGGCTGAGTCTGATCTGGGCTCTGCACCAATCAAAATG aGTTCTCATATGGCAATGATTGATGCCCTTATGATGGCCTACACTGTAGAAATGATCAGCATTGAGAAGGTGGTTGCCAGTGTCAAGCGTTTCTCTACATTCAGTGCCTCAAAAGAACTGCCCTATGATTTAGAGGATGCCATGGTTTTCTGGATTAACAAG gtGAACCTTAAAATGAGAGAGATAACAGAGAAAgagattaaattaaaacaacaacTAATGGAAAGTCCAGGGCATCAAAAG TCTCCTTCCAAATGGTATTGGAAATTAGTACCT GTGCGTTACAGAAGGGACCACCTCTCCAGCAGGCAGTTACCCTATTTCCCTGTGCTGGAAGATCTGATGAAGGATGGTAGTGATGGTGCTGCTCTTCTAGCTGTGATTCACTATTATTGTCCAGAGCAAATGAAACTGGATG ATATCTGTTTGAAGGAGGTGACATCAATTGCAGACAGCCTCTATAACATTCAGCTCTTGAGAGAATTCTCAAATGAGTACCTAAACAAATGCTTTTACCTCACCTTGGAGGACATGTTGTATGCTCCTTTGGTTTTAAAG cctAATGTCATGGTGTTCATTGCAGAACTCTTCTGGTGGTTTGAGAATGTCAAACCAGACTTTGTACAGCCAAGAGATATCCAGGAAATAAAGGATG tcAAGGCAGTGATGCAGCAGAAGAGCAGCCgcccccctgtccccatctccaaCGCCACCAAGCGCAGCTTCCTGGCcactcctgccagccccagccctgcagagctgcagcccccagcccaggcagcccctgaggCCTGCAGCAGGTACTACCTGCACCCCGAGGAGCCTGACTACCT TGGCAAAGGAGGAAGCCCTGCCTTCAGCCCTTCCCATCCACTGCTGCCTTTGaggcaaaagcagcaaaaatctTTACAGGGAGAAGACAGCCCTG GCCATCGGCACCGTTCGAATTCTCTGACCCGTGTTGATGGGCAGCCACGAGGGGCAGTTCTGGCATGGCCAGAGAAGAAACCCAG GCCTCTGTCTCAGCCAACACCATTTGCTCTTCATCATTCTGCCAGTACTGATGTGGACCCTGGCTCTGGTGACAGCATTAGCCTGGCCAGGTCCATCAGCAAGGACAGTCTTGCTTCCAACATTGTCAATGTAACCCCCAAAAATCAGCCCCACCCTCCATCAGTGAAAGCTAATGGGAAGAGTTTGCTGAACAATGTAGAAATggaggatgaagatgaagagCTCATTGCAATCATCAGATCTGAAGAAAGGCCAAACCGTGGTGACCCTGAGGTGCAGAATGCAGCAGCCAGGGTGCCCAGCATAGTGGCCACAGCGTGGTCTCCAAAAACAAACAGTGACCCTGCAGACAGCAAAGCTGAGAGTTTTTACCTGGAGCCTTTAATGCCTGCAGTCCTGAAGCCAGCCAAGGAAAAACAGGTCATCAATAAAGAGGATGAGTGTGGGGAGGGGAAACAGAGGAGTTTTGTAACCAAGAGGTTAAATGAAGGACACTTGTCTTTGATCCGCAAGAAAGCCACGAGCAGTCATGGTGAGCATGACCTCAATAGGACTTTTACTCCCATTTCTAGCTCTGATTTCACTCCAGTTGCAGATGCCAGTTCTGCAGATGCAATGGCCCTGGGGGAAGCAGGTATAGAAGCTTCCAGACCTTTGGCCAGTAGCAGTTTAGATCCTTCCTCTCAGGAGCTATCCACTGGAGGATTCTTTCTTCATGCTGCTAAAGCTGATGATGAGGTAACAAGTAAAGTCAATGTGAGTTATGGGAAAGGTCTCAGCCTGCATGTTCAGGATACAACCTGGACCATGGTGAGACACGACTCAGAGCCAGATCTCTTGGACATGGAAGATGCTGACCAGGATTTGGTGGCCATAGACAACCATCCCGTAGTCACTAAGTACATTGGTGAGGAGGAGtctgccaagctgcaggagGACATGAAGGTGAAGGAGCACGAGGACAAGGACGACGCCAGTGGCcgctccagcccctgcctgaGCACCATCTCCCAGGTGAGCAGCGTGTCCATGGCCAGCGGCAGTGTCCGCATGACCAGCTTTGCAGAAAGGAAGCTGCAGAGGCTCAACAGCTACGAGACCAAGTCCAGCACCAGTAGCtcccaaaaaaccaccccagaTGGGTCAGAAAGCTGCCCTGCACCACTGACCACGTGGAAACAGAAGCGAGAGCAGAGCCCCAACAGGCAGAACAAGGACAATGTGAATCTTTTAGCTTCGGAGCTGGTGCAGCTCCACATGCAGCTGGAAGAGAAGCGCAGGGCCATAGAGGCTCAGAAGAAGAAGATGGAAGCCTTATCAGCGAGGCAGAGGCTAAAATTGGGCAAGGCAGCTTTCCTGCATGTTGTTAAAAAAGGGAAGTCCCCTGATGGTCCACAACCTGTTAAACCAGAACATTTTGCAAAGGAATTTTCCCGGCACAATGGGGAAGATTTAGATGAAGTTTCTTTGGGTTCCAAATCCGAGGAGTTTCTTGTgaaagaggaggagagagaagaaatgcTCAATGATTCTCAAGAAGTAGcaaaaaaaatgcaggaaagccTGGCTTTTGCTGagcaacacaaagcaaaagacCCTGCTGCTATACATGATctggaaaaaagtaaaattatttctgttgctCTCCTAGAAGACAACGTGACCGAAGCAGATATAAATGAATGTGATCTTTCTATCGAGAAGCTGAATGAAACAATCAGCACCCTGCAGCAGGCCATCCTAAAGAtatcccagcagcaggagctgctcatgaAATCTCCAACAGTGCCATCCCCAGGAACCAGAAGTAACTCTCAGGACCAAAAGGTGAAGCCTTCAATTCATTTTGTTGAGCCCCTGTCTCCAACTGGAATGAACAGCCTGCGGAAGCCGCCGCGCCTCGGCCAAGGAAGGACTCCCCGGCCAGGAAGGCCCTCAGAGCTGAAAGTCCCTAAGGACAGGCAGCAGAATTCAGCACGTGTTAAAACCCCAACTCCCAGCCTAGAAAACCTTCCACATCTGAGACCCTTCCCACCCAACAGCTTGGCAAAGACACCCACAGAAGTGGGACTGGAAAGCAGCCCTGACCATGGGAGTGGTTCCCAAGAGAAGTGTTTCTTTGATACCTATAGACTCCATGATGAGAGCAATCAAAGGGCACTTGTTCTCTCCACCTCCAAAGATGCAAATATTCTGTCTGAAATGGGCAAAGAGGTGAATAACAGCTTCAAGGAAACAGGGTTGAATTCTTCTGATGgctcaggaaaagaaaatgtccCAGTGGATGAGCCCCTGAGAAGCAAGGCCAATCTCATAGAAGTAGATTTGTCTGACTTAAAAGCTCCAGATGAAGGAGAACTTGAAAACCAGGATAGCTCTGCGGATATGATTAGTGAAGGTGATCAGAAGTctggtgtgggttttttcttcaag GATGAACAGAAGGCAGAGGACGAGCTGGCCAAGAAGCGAGCAGCGTTCCTCCTGAAGCAGCAGCGCAAGGCCGAGGAGGCGCGGCTGCgcaagcagcagctggaggctgagGTGGAGCAGAAAAGGGATGAGGCTCG CCGCAAAGCTGAGGAGGACCGGATAcggaaagaggaggagaaggctcGGCGAGAGCTCATCAAGCAGGAATatctgaggaaaaaacagcagcaaattttGGAGGAGCAAGGGCTTGGGAAGCCCAAATCCAAGCCCAAAAAACCCAGGCCAAAGTCAGTCCATCGTGAGGAATCTTACAGTGATTCAGGCACCAAGTGTTCTTCCACAC CTGATAATTTGAGCAGTGCTCAGTCTGGTTCCAGTCTGTCTTTGGCCTCAGCAGCAACAACTGAGCCTGAAAGTGTTCACTCTGGTGGCACTCCCTCTCAGAG AGTTGAATCAATGGAGTCCTTACCCATTCTGAGCAGAAATCCcagcagaaacacagagagagacTGGGAGAATGCTTCCACGGCATCTTCTATTGCTTCAGTGGCAGAATACACAG GTCCAAAATTATTTAAGGAGCCCAGCAGCAAATCCAACAAACCCATTATTCACAATGCTATATCTCACTGCTGTCTTGCTGGAAAAGTGAACGAACCACATAAGAATTCAATATTAGAG gagctggagaaatGTGATGCCAACCACTACATCATCCTGTTCCGCGACGCCGGCTGCCAGTTCCGAGCACTTTACTGCTACTACCCCGACACGGAGGAGATCTACAAGCTCACTGGGACGGGGCCAAAGAGCATCACCAAGAAAATGATTGATAAACTCTATAAGTACAGCTcggacagaaaacagtttaACGtgatcccagccaaaaccatgTCAGTGAGCGTGGACGCCCTCACCATCCACAACCACTTGTGGCAGGCCAAGCGACCCGCGGTGCCAAAGAAGGGCCAGACTCGGAAATga